The Xenopus laevis strain J_2021 chromosome 7S, Xenopus_laevis_v10.1, whole genome shotgun sequence genome includes a window with the following:
- the LOC121396161 gene encoding taste receptor type 2 member 9-like encodes MPTRLQIYWAVVLIIAWPCGFILNSSIVAVYLSYRKKECDRILLTMACCNVLLLSLLAFDMTFFTYRLYILFDKEFFLAISIILLFSINFSFWLTACLSVYYCLRLVNFSCQILIYLQRRISFVVTLFLLVSVLISWVINIPFIWTVHIIKTNATSTYQDYIFNDNQLYMSFNIVFGSALPFVVTSLCIGICLISLLRHVQRMRQHISEFWSPQLKSHVKAFRTMLLLLILNLIFFTVFGSLYLAQHYLGDALQTVLWSGTMFIPSGQALILIFGKSKLARAWSKTMSIFGSCARNV; translated from the coding sequence ATGCCAACaagactacaaatatattggGCAGTCGTCCTTATAATAGCATGGCCATGTGGATTCATCTTAAACTCATCCATTGTAGCCGTGTATCTGAGCTACAGAAAGAAAGAGTGTGACAGAATCCTTCTCACCATGGCCTGCTGCAATGTTCTCCTGCTGAGCCTGCTAGCATTTGATATGACATTTTTTACCTATAGGCTATACATCCTGTTTGACAAAGAATTCTTTTTGGCCATTTCTATTATACTCTTATTCTCCATTAACTTCTCATTTTGGCTCACTGCCTGCCTGTCCGTCTACTATTGCTTGAGACTGGTCAACTTCTCATGTCAAATCTTGATTTATTTACAAAGAAGAATCTCATTTGTGGTTACCCTGTTCCTACTGGTTTCAGTTCTGATTTCATGGGTAATTAATATTCCATTTATATGGACCGTTCATATAatcaaaacaaatgctacaagTACTTATCAGGATTATATATTTAATGATAATCAACTCTACATGTCTTTTAACATTGTTTTTGGAAGTGCTTTGCCTTTCGTTGTGACATCTCTCTGCATCGGGATCTGTCTGATATCTCTTCTGAGGCATGTTCAGAGGATGAGACAGCACATTTCGGAATTCTGGAGCCCACAGTTGAAAAGCCACGTGAAAGCATTCAGAACAATGTTGCTTCTTTTAATTCTGAACCTGATTTTCTTCACAGTATTTGGTAGTCTCTATCTAGCTCAGCATTATCTGGGAGATGCATTGCAAACTGTGCTTTGGTCTGGTACCATGTTCATTCCGTCAGGACAAGCCTTAATTCTGATCTTTGGAAAATCTAAATTAGCAAGAGCTTGGTCAAAAACGATGTCAATATTTGGATCATGTGCAAGAAATGTGTAA